One window of the Salvia miltiorrhiza cultivar Shanhuang (shh) chromosome 6, IMPLAD_Smil_shh, whole genome shotgun sequence genome contains the following:
- the LOC130988619 gene encoding transcription factor DICHOTOMA-like, with product MFSKNNAYNFSLPSASSHPRTSAAALVGLNANDFLLHHHDMLSAHHHFAANQELYGLSGDHPLAAAANPCGGAKASKKDRHSKIDTVQGPRDRRVRLSIGVARKFFDLQENLGFDKPSKTLDWLLTKSKAAIQDLEEMKERDAAAAAKSGGSSECEVDSGEALENGAENPKHAANSSNKLKAAAAAKDSSAKESRVKARARARERTREKMCIKKLNETRNINADFAPIHFMNNQLDLRKIAAASSSNINLGFREAMQLHCHPTYEAHAAANHEDLIQESIVIKRKVKNPLGFQQNLFISSSNYGVPAPYNAAAAENWDNICAILDQHKFINSTSNN from the exons atgttcagCAAGAATAATGCATACAATTTCTCACTCCCCTCTGCCTCCTCCCATCCTCGTACCTCCGCGGCGGCCCTTGTCGGCCTGAACGCCAACGACTTCTTGCTCCACCACCACGACATGCTCTCGGCTCATCATCACTTCGCCGCCAATCAAGAACTTTACGGCCTAAGCGGGGACCATCCCTTGGCCGCGGCCGCGAATCCATGTGGCGGCGCCAAGGCCTCGAAGAAGGACCGGCACAGCAAAATCGACACGGTGCAAGGGCCGCGGGATCGGAGGGTTCGGCTCTCGATCGGAGTTGCTAGAAAGTTCTTCGATCTTCAAGAAAACCTAGGTTTCGACAAGCCCAGCAAAACCCTTGATTGGCTCCTCACCAAGTCCAAGGCCGCCATCCAAGATCTCGAGGAGATGAAGGAGAGGGACGCCGCCGCGGCCGCCAAGAGCGGCGGCTCCTCCGAGTGCGAGGTGGACTCCGGCGAGGCCCTCGAGAACGGGGCGGAGAATCCGAAGCACGCCGCCAACTCGTCAAACAAACTGAAAGCGGCTGCGGCGGCCAAGGATTCCTCCGCCAAGGAGTCGAGGGTGAAGGCGAGGGCTAGAGCGAGAGAGCGGACGAGAGAGAAAATGTGCATCAAGAAGCTGAACGAGACCAGAAATATCAACGCCGATTTCGCCCCCATCCACTTCATGAACAACCAGCTCGATCTTCGCAAGATCGCGGCCGCTTCCAGCAGCAACATCAACCTCGGATTTCGCGAGGCGATGCAGCTCCATTGCCACCCCACCTACGAAGCTCATGCCGCAGCCAATCATGAAGACCTAATTCAAGAATCCATTGTGATCAAAAGGAAAGTCAAGAACCCATTGGGATTTCAGCAGAATCTCTTCATCTCCAGCTCCAACTATGGCGTCCCAGCGCCTTACAATGCCGCCGCTGCCGAGAATTGGGACAATATCTGCGCCATTTTGGATCAGCACAAGTTCATCAATAG CACTTCAAACAACTAG